One genomic region from Erythrobacter mangrovi encodes:
- a CDS encoding TrbI/VirB10 family protein: MRLAMRLPEKKPGNDTIANDIDPRDEADAEIIDLAQRNAFPTVGRQGGASDALGLMAGIAIVAGLGAVTLWGMNSARVAPPEGIGGKQSQSEAMPSVSPQAVTQVAQPPQAVPQVRSDPAPQPVYAAAPQAVASVNPYANPTVVFDAGAAPGSIALAVPGDAPSASAATGNSASDFASRIGGVGGAPAQARAMVNPSTTVTQGTLIPAVLETAIDTNVPGYVRAVVSQDVRSFDGTKVLVPRSSRLIGQYQSGLQNGQKRAYVIWTRLIRPDGASVNLASPAIGFDGTTGLAGKVSGAGFFNRFGSALLLSVVGGAGSVATGGVAGVLLGGASQSAASTAAQQDGQRGPVVRVRQGEPIRIFTARDLDFSSVN, encoded by the coding sequence ATGCGTCTCGCCATGCGCCTGCCCGAAAAGAAGCCGGGCAATGATACAATCGCAAACGACATCGATCCGCGCGATGAGGCCGATGCCGAGATCATCGACCTGGCCCAGCGCAATGCGTTCCCGACAGTGGGGCGTCAGGGCGGTGCTTCCGATGCGCTCGGCCTCATGGCCGGGATCGCAATCGTCGCGGGTCTCGGCGCAGTGACCCTATGGGGTATGAATTCTGCTCGCGTGGCGCCGCCTGAAGGCATCGGCGGCAAGCAATCCCAATCTGAAGCCATGCCTTCGGTCTCGCCACAGGCGGTCACACAGGTTGCGCAGCCGCCGCAGGCGGTGCCGCAGGTGCGGAGCGATCCCGCGCCGCAACCGGTCTATGCCGCAGCACCGCAGGCCGTTGCTTCGGTGAACCCCTATGCCAATCCCACCGTCGTGTTCGATGCAGGTGCCGCGCCGGGCAGCATAGCCCTGGCCGTGCCGGGCGACGCGCCAAGCGCCAGTGCGGCGACTGGCAACTCTGCCAGCGATTTCGCCAGCCGCATCGGCGGTGTTGGTGGAGCTCCGGCTCAGGCCAGGGCTATGGTCAATCCCTCGACCACGGTCACGCAGGGTACGCTGATCCCGGCAGTGCTTGAGACTGCGATCGACACCAATGTCCCTGGCTATGTCCGTGCCGTCGTCAGCCAGGACGTGCGGAGCTTCGACGGGACCAAGGTCTTGGTCCCGCGTTCGAGCAGGCTGATCGGCCAGTACCAATCGGGCCTGCAGAACGGGCAGAAGCGCGCCTATGTCATCTGGACCCGGTTGATCCGGCCAGATGGTGCATCGGTGAACCTCGCGTCGCCGGCGATCGGCTTCGATGGGACCACCGGCCTGGCTGGCAAGGTATCGGGTGCCGGTTTCTTCAACCGCTTCGGTTCGGCGCTGCTGCTGTCAGTCGTCGGCGGGGCAGGCTCTGTTGCGACTGGCGGTGTTGCCGGGGTTCTGCTCGGTGGAGCGAGCCAGTCGGCCGCCAGCACCGCTGCGCAACAGGATGGGCAGCGTGGCCCCGTGGTACGGGTGCGGCAGGGCGAACCGATCCGCATCTTCACTGCGCGTGACCTCGACTTCTCGTCGGTAAACTGA
- the virB11 gene encoding P-type DNA transfer ATPase VirB11, producing MTAEIHPFLPDDHPEEDAPTVDLQGERSVYLDAYLAPFKEWLERDTVTEILVNRPGEVWIEDAAHPGMQKVIRPEIDDRLVQRLAEQVARVSHQGINREHPLLGATLPDGARVQFCGPPAARKHWAMAIRRHRRLDLPLDAYDTGPLSARQQGVMPDPNAAPVAFLREAIRQRRTILVSGGTSTGKTTFLNAMLGEIPRHERVVLVEDTPELKLPGENGVGLVAVKGELGEAKVTSNELLQAALRLRPDRIVLGELRGAESVSFLRAINTGHPGSFSTIHANSLRGSLEQLALMVMQTGIGLTRSDTIAYAASVIDVIVQLGRDSTGKRGIVEIAESHSLA from the coding sequence GTGACCGCCGAGATCCACCCCTTCCTGCCAGACGATCATCCGGAGGAGGACGCCCCGACGGTCGACCTGCAGGGTGAGCGTAGCGTTTACCTCGACGCTTACCTTGCGCCGTTCAAGGAATGGCTCGAGCGCGACACGGTGACAGAAATCCTCGTCAATCGTCCGGGCGAAGTGTGGATCGAGGATGCGGCCCATCCCGGCATGCAGAAGGTCATTCGTCCGGAGATCGACGATCGCCTGGTCCAGCGGCTGGCAGAACAGGTTGCTCGGGTCAGCCATCAGGGGATCAACCGCGAACACCCGTTGCTGGGCGCGACCTTGCCCGATGGTGCGCGCGTGCAGTTCTGCGGACCGCCCGCGGCGCGCAAGCACTGGGCAATGGCGATCCGCCGCCATCGTCGGCTCGACCTTCCGCTCGACGCTTATGACACCGGCCCGCTCTCGGCGCGGCAGCAGGGGGTGATGCCTGATCCCAATGCGGCCCCGGTTGCCTTCCTGCGCGAAGCCATCCGCCAGCGCCGCACAATTCTGGTTTCCGGCGGTACCAGCACCGGCAAGACGACGTTCCTCAACGCCATGCTGGGCGAGATCCCGCGCCATGAGCGCGTGGTGCTGGTCGAGGATACACCCGAGCTCAAACTGCCTGGCGAGAACGGCGTCGGTCTGGTGGCGGTGAAAGGCGAGCTGGGCGAGGCGAAGGTTACCTCCAACGAACTGCTTCAGGCGGCGCTCCGCCTGCGACCCGATCGTATTGTCCTCGGCGAACTGCGGGGTGCGGAAAGCGTCAGCTTCCTTCGTGCGATCAACACCGGGCATCCGGGGAGTTTTTCGACGATCCATGCCAACAGCTTGCGCGGCTCACTTGAGCAGTTGGCGCTGATGGTCATGCAGACCGGAATCGGGCTGACCCGGTCGGATACCATTGCCTATGCTGCGAGCGTGATTGACGTGATCGTACAATTGGGACGCGACAGCACGGGCAAAAGGGGCATCGTCGAGATCGCCGAAAGCCATTCGTTGGCCTGA
- a CDS encoding TonB-dependent receptor, whose protein sequence is MRVRYTLLAGICAGAIAVPSYAQDAGDDEPTVRQNVIIVTAQRQNQSLQEVPIAVSAFDAEALEAQQIENTSDLQLTLPNVSFTKSNFTGSSFTIRGIGDLCVGTSCDSATGIHTNGSPLFGTRLFETEFFDLERIEVLRGPQGTLFGRNATSGVVNLVTHKPELGIFGASAEAEYGNFNSIKAKGMINIPLGDSVAFRAAGFYLNRDGYTTNTFDGNDLDDRDMYAVRGSLRFEPGPDTTIDLMAYYFRENDKRLRIQKQQCQRDPTGVLGCLNNRRDFDNTNANSTFTGTLGSVEFLSIALGNPALGAALGLNSIYGPDIYFNYDEPDDVRTVGTSFTPDYFADELQFQAHIDHNFGPIKMSLSGTYQETSVDSRQDYNLGIPGRNFAQFQTALNSLAFFAANGLPTGVANPPFVPGSAAYFAPIAAALIPNGPDGQLCTSDTRLDNRGVYEGFGICSDLPGAFDRSRSNGKSWSTEAIFSSDFDGPFNFLVGGIYAEAKAYDTDYYVNAFAIDYITGVLGTLTAFGAGAPPSYLATSFYRNNTQDFKLKSYGIFGEVYFDISDTVKLTGGLRYNNDKKRLSARTTLANFLNPFSNDGDPFDSPFVGSFDADPGTPGNQLLQVRQVGFDEITGRAVLDWQIGPENLIYASYSRGYKSGGINPPLSPVFSVSESFGPESLDAFEIGTKNTFLNGALQLNLTGFYYNYSSLQLSRIIARTSVNDTIDAKIWGVELETIIRPSDNWLINANFSYLNAEVKGDQFFSNPRDPGGGDPDAVIIKDITNGALCAVTGPAPGAAAAFVGGVNASLGLQAPGPFPADGGIASLGAFSICSALDANAPAGFAVLSPGVEVNLKGNKLPQAPEMKASFGTQYTAEFSNGMTLVPRFDVAFTGEQYGNVFNGRVNRIKPFVQANAQIQLNGPDDRWFIRGFVQNIFDSNSVTGLYVTDASSGLFSNIFTLDPRRYGIAVGAKF, encoded by the coding sequence ATGAGGGTGAGGTATACCCTGCTCGCGGGTATCTGCGCGGGCGCAATTGCAGTTCCATCATATGCGCAGGACGCAGGCGATGACGAGCCGACGGTCCGGCAGAATGTCATTATTGTTACCGCGCAGCGTCAAAACCAGAGCCTGCAAGAGGTGCCGATCGCGGTCAGCGCCTTCGATGCCGAAGCGCTCGAAGCACAGCAGATCGAGAACACCAGCGACCTTCAGCTAACCCTACCGAACGTCTCATTCACCAAGTCGAACTTTACCGGTTCTTCCTTTACCATTCGCGGTATCGGCGACCTGTGCGTCGGCACCTCGTGTGACTCTGCGACCGGCATCCACACCAACGGTTCGCCGTTGTTCGGAACTCGCTTGTTCGAAACCGAATTTTTCGACCTCGAACGGATCGAGGTTCTGCGCGGCCCGCAGGGCACGCTGTTCGGCCGCAACGCGACGTCGGGTGTCGTCAACCTCGTCACGCACAAGCCTGAGCTGGGCATTTTCGGCGCCTCTGCAGAGGCCGAGTACGGCAACTTCAACAGCATCAAGGCCAAGGGGATGATCAACATCCCCCTCGGTGATTCCGTGGCCTTCCGCGCTGCTGGTTTCTACCTGAACCGCGATGGCTACACGACCAACACCTTCGACGGCAACGATCTCGACGATCGCGATATGTATGCGGTCCGTGGCTCGCTGCGGTTCGAGCCGGGTCCGGACACCACCATCGATCTCATGGCCTATTATTTCCGTGAGAACGACAAGCGCCTGCGTATCCAGAAGCAGCAGTGCCAACGTGACCCAACGGGCGTGCTCGGTTGTCTCAACAACCGCCGCGATTTCGACAATACCAACGCCAATTCGACCTTTACCGGCACACTGGGTTCGGTTGAGTTCCTGTCGATCGCGCTGGGCAATCCCGCGCTGGGTGCGGCCCTCGGCCTCAACAGCATCTACGGCCCGGACATCTATTTCAATTATGACGAGCCTGACGATGTCCGCACCGTCGGCACCTCGTTCACCCCGGACTATTTCGCCGACGAACTGCAGTTTCAGGCGCACATCGATCACAACTTCGGTCCGATCAAGATGTCGCTCAGCGGCACCTATCAGGAAACCTCGGTCGACTCGCGCCAGGACTACAACCTTGGCATCCCCGGGCGGAACTTTGCGCAATTCCAGACGGCATTGAACTCGCTGGCGTTCTTCGCCGCGAATGGGTTGCCTACTGGCGTTGCCAACCCGCCGTTCGTTCCGGGCTCGGCGGCTTACTTTGCACCAATCGCAGCTGCGTTGATCCCCAATGGTCCGGACGGCCAGCTGTGCACTTCGGATACGCGCCTCGACAATCGCGGCGTCTATGAAGGCTTCGGCATCTGTTCCGACCTGCCCGGTGCATTCGACCGTTCGCGGTCGAACGGCAAGTCGTGGTCGACTGAAGCCATCTTCAGCAGCGACTTCGATGGCCCGTTCAACTTCCTGGTTGGCGGCATTTATGCCGAAGCGAAGGCCTATGACACTGATTACTACGTCAATGCCTTTGCGATCGACTACATCACTGGTGTCCTGGGTACCTTGACCGCCTTCGGGGCGGGCGCACCGCCATCCTATCTTGCGACGTCGTTCTACCGGAACAACACGCAGGACTTCAAGCTGAAGAGCTATGGCATCTTCGGGGAAGTCTATTTCGACATCTCCGATACGGTCAAACTCACCGGTGGCCTCCGCTACAACAACGACAAGAAGCGGCTGTCAGCGCGCACGACCTTGGCGAACTTCCTCAATCCCTTCAGCAACGATGGGGATCCCTTCGACTCGCCCTTCGTCGGTAGCTTCGACGCCGATCCCGGCACACCAGGCAACCAGCTGTTGCAGGTTCGCCAGGTCGGGTTCGACGAGATTACCGGACGTGCCGTGCTCGACTGGCAGATTGGACCGGAGAACCTGATCTACGCGTCATACTCGCGTGGCTACAAGTCAGGTGGTATCAACCCGCCGCTGTCTCCGGTGTTCTCGGTTTCGGAAAGCTTCGGGCCGGAATCGCTCGATGCCTTCGAAATCGGTACGAAGAACACCTTCCTCAACGGTGCGTTGCAGCTGAATCTAACCGGGTTCTACTACAACTACTCGAGCCTTCAGCTGAGCCGCATCATCGCGCGTACCTCGGTCAACGACACGATCGATGCCAAGATTTGGGGCGTCGAACTCGAGACGATCATCCGTCCTTCGGATAATTGGTTGATCAATGCGAACTTCAGCTACCTCAACGCGGAAGTTAAGGGCGATCAGTTCTTCTCGAACCCGCGCGATCCGGGTGGTGGTGACCCAGATGCCGTAATCATCAAGGACATCACCAACGGCGCACTCTGTGCGGTCACTGGCCCTGCTCCTGGCGCGGCAGCTGCGTTTGTCGGTGGGGTCAATGCCTCGCTTGGCCTTCAGGCCCCGGGGCCGTTCCCAGCCGATGGTGGAATTGCTTCACTTGGCGCATTCAGCATCTGTAGTGCACTCGATGCCAATGCTCCGGCTGGCTTCGCCGTCCTTAGCCCGGGCGTTGAAGTCAACCTGAAGGGCAATAAATTGCCGCAGGCTCCCGAGATGAAGGCCTCGTTCGGTACCCAGTATACTGCCGAGTTCTCGAACGGGATGACCTTGGTTCCGCGTTTCGACGTGGCCTTTACGGGCGAGCAGTATGGCAATGTGTTCAATGGCCGGGTCAATCGGATCAAGCCCTTCGTCCAGGCGAATGCGCAGATCCAGTTGAACGGTCCCGATGATCGCTGGTTCATCCGCGGCTTCGTGCAGAACATTTTCGACAGCAACTCGGTGACCGGTCTCTACGTCACTGACGCGTCTTCGGGCCTGTTCTCGAACATCTTCACCCTCGACCCGCGCCGCTACGGCATCGCGGTGGGTGCGAAGTTCTGA
- a CDS encoding queuosine precursor transporter: protein MENSTPPRSAPDSPRFRYYDLVMAAFVTILLLSNLIGASKPSYVTLPGIGEWSFGAGVLFFPVSYIIGDVLTEVYGYARARRVIWAGFAALAFMAFMAWVVVSLPPAAGWPGQEAYEFVFGNSWRIVLASMTAFWVGEFANSFVLAKMKVWSQGRHLWMRTIGSTVVGQGLDSLIFYPLAFYGLAGWPIEQLWQVVLSQWVIKTAWEALLTPVTYLVVGGLKRAEGVEVFDTDTDFSPFASTDR from the coding sequence ATGGAAAACAGCACTCCGCCCCGGTCAGCACCGGATTCGCCTCGCTTCCGTTACTACGATCTCGTGATGGCAGCGTTCGTCACGATCCTGTTGCTGTCGAACCTGATAGGGGCATCTAAGCCCAGCTATGTCACGCTGCCTGGGATCGGCGAATGGTCATTCGGTGCCGGGGTATTGTTCTTCCCTGTAAGCTACATCATCGGCGATGTGCTGACCGAGGTCTATGGCTATGCCCGCGCGCGGCGCGTGATCTGGGCCGGCTTCGCGGCGCTCGCCTTCATGGCTTTCATGGCCTGGGTCGTCGTCAGCCTGCCGCCTGCAGCGGGCTGGCCGGGGCAGGAGGCCTACGAGTTCGTATTTGGTAACAGCTGGCGGATCGTGCTGGCGTCAATGACGGCCTTCTGGGTTGGCGAGTTTGCCAACAGCTTCGTGCTCGCCAAGATGAAGGTCTGGTCTCAGGGTCGGCACCTGTGGATGCGAACGATCGGGTCAACCGTGGTCGGCCAAGGGCTCGACAGCCTGATTTTCTATCCACTCGCCTTCTATGGCCTTGCAGGCTGGCCGATCGAGCAGCTGTGGCAGGTGGTCTTGTCGCAATGGGTAATCAAGACCGCGTGGGAGGCGCTACTGACCCCGGTTACCTATCTAGTGGTGGGTGGGCTCAAACGGGCAGAAGGGGTCGAGGTATTCGATACCGATACCGACTTTTCTCCATTCGCCTCAACGGATCGCTGA
- a CDS encoding NUDIX hydrolase translates to MSDTSKAASEGIPAATVVIFRNGGDGGPPEILMTIRSREMVFAGGMAVFPGGRVDPADFELGAMIGGHLEPEEAAHQVAVVRETLEETGLAIGIKGAVDADKARAARDFLQQTGQLAPVLDHFGWELDLAQLTPFARWFPKNERIPRVYDTRFYLADLGTGAVEIQADLSENTHLFWTTAKGALDAAERGEIKVIFPTRRNLERLAQFNSFAEAKAQAEAIPVRTITPFIGEMDGKSWLHIGEDFGYPVTGEPLDTVARG, encoded by the coding sequence ATGAGTGATACGTCCAAGGCCGCTTCTGAAGGCATTCCTGCAGCCACCGTGGTCATCTTCCGAAACGGGGGAGACGGCGGCCCGCCCGAGATCCTGATGACCATCCGCTCACGCGAGATGGTGTTTGCAGGGGGCATGGCAGTGTTTCCCGGTGGCCGGGTCGATCCAGCCGACTTCGAGCTTGGTGCGATGATCGGCGGCCATCTCGAACCCGAAGAGGCGGCGCACCAGGTCGCCGTTGTGCGCGAAACCCTGGAAGAGACTGGTCTTGCAATCGGGATCAAGGGTGCAGTCGATGCGGATAAGGCTCGCGCCGCGCGCGATTTCCTCCAGCAGACCGGCCAACTGGCGCCGGTGCTCGATCATTTCGGGTGGGAACTGGACCTCGCCCAGCTAACTCCGTTTGCCCGCTGGTTCCCCAAGAACGAGCGGATCCCGCGCGTCTATGACACACGCTTTTATCTTGCGGATCTCGGCACGGGCGCCGTGGAGATTCAGGCCGACCTGTCAGAAAATACGCATCTTTTCTGGACCACGGCTAAAGGCGCGTTGGACGCCGCAGAGCGGGGCGAGATCAAGGTCATCTTCCCGACGCGCCGCAATCTCGAGCGTCTGGCGCAGTTCAATAGCTTCGCCGAGGCCAAGGCGCAGGCGGAAGCGATCCCGGTACGGACGATCACGCCCTTCATCGGCGAGATGGACGGCAAGAGCTGGCTGCATATCGGCGAGGACTTTGGCTACCCAGTCACCGGTGAACCGCTGGATACCGTAGCGCGAGGCTAG
- the grxD gene encoding Grx4 family monothiol glutaredoxin, producing MSDINERISNIVGNNDVVLFMKGTPLFPQCGFSSRAVAILDHCGVAYEGVDVLQDMDIRQGIKGYSDWPTIPQLYVKGEFVGGSDIMMEMFEAGELQQMLSEKQVAKADS from the coding sequence ATGTCCGATATCAACGAACGTATTTCCAACATCGTCGGCAACAATGATGTGGTGCTTTTCATGAAAGGCACCCCGCTTTTCCCGCAATGCGGATTTTCCAGCCGAGCGGTCGCAATCCTCGACCATTGCGGCGTCGCATATGAAGGTGTCGACGTGTTGCAGGACATGGACATCCGCCAGGGGATCAAGGGCTATTCCGACTGGCCGACCATACCCCAGCTCTATGTGAAGGGTGAGTTCGTTGGCGGCAGCGACATCATGATGGAGATGTTCGAGGCAGGCGAACTTCAGCAGATGCTCTCCGAGAAGCAGGTTGCGAAGGCCGACAGCTAA
- a CDS encoding BolA/IbaG family iron-sulfur metabolism protein encodes MPMAAEDIVSMIETALPGATVEMRDLAGDNDHWAAKVTAPQFAGLSRVQQHKLVYEALGGRMGGELHALQLTTQAPT; translated from the coding sequence ATGCCGATGGCGGCCGAAGATATCGTTTCGATGATCGAGACCGCTTTGCCAGGCGCGACTGTCGAGATGCGCGACCTTGCCGGCGACAACGACCACTGGGCGGCGAAAGTCACCGCCCCGCAGTTCGCAGGGTTGAGCCGGGTACAGCAGCACAAATTGGTCTATGAGGCGCTCGGCGGTCGTATGGGCGGTGAACTGCATGCCTTGCAACTCACCACCCAAGCCCCCACCTGA
- a CDS encoding DUF1476 domain-containing protein: MTNFNDRERGEEAKFAFDEENAFKIAARRNRLVGEWAAGLMKLTEEETDAYKKAVVQADFEEAGDEDVIRKLLGDLTAAGCDVSESDIRTKLDECAVEARRQFMSQG, encoded by the coding sequence ATGACCAATTTCAATGATCGCGAGCGCGGCGAAGAAGCGAAGTTCGCCTTCGACGAAGAAAACGCCTTCAAGATCGCGGCGCGGCGCAATCGGCTGGTAGGTGAATGGGCCGCAGGCCTGATGAAGCTGACCGAGGAAGAGACCGACGCCTACAAGAAAGCCGTAGTGCAGGCCGATTTCGAGGAAGCGGGCGACGAAGACGTGATCCGCAAACTGCTGGGTGACCTGACTGCTGCCGGTTGCGATGTCAGCGAGTCCGACATCCGCACCAAGCTCGACGAATGCGCCGTCGAGGCCCGTCGCCAGTTCATGAGCCAGGGCTGA
- a CDS encoding cytochrome c: MSRLALFAASAAFLATSGVTAGNSADPTNSAERPDATDLVALRQAGMRMMVSTLAAVGRGAEDETALLKRTGFAIGGLQRFAQALPSLYGAETATVAGTRALPEVWSDKESFEARAAEFKSAVDTLGAAAAADDRAAFTQALESTKGACKACHDSFRAE; encoded by the coding sequence ATGTCTAGGTTGGCATTGTTCGCGGCGAGCGCCGCATTCCTCGCGACTTCCGGCGTTACGGCAGGCAATTCCGCGGATCCGACAAATTCGGCAGAGCGTCCCGACGCCACAGACCTGGTGGCATTGCGCCAGGCAGGTATGCGGATGATGGTTTCCACTCTCGCCGCAGTTGGTCGTGGGGCGGAAGACGAGACCGCCCTGCTCAAGCGGACCGGATTCGCCATTGGAGGCTTGCAACGCTTCGCACAGGCCCTGCCCTCCCTTTACGGTGCAGAAACCGCCACCGTCGCCGGCACGCGCGCCCTTCCAGAAGTGTGGTCGGACAAGGAAAGCTTCGAAGCGCGCGCCGCGGAGTTCAAATCCGCGGTGGACACACTCGGTGCCGCCGCTGCCGCAGATGACCGGGCGGCCTTTACCCAGGCCCTTGAAAGCACCAAGGGGGCGTGCAAAGCATGCCACGATTCGTTCCGGGCGGAATGA
- a CDS encoding NADPH:quinone oxidoreductase family protein, which produces MKAVLSKEVGGPETLVVEDIAEPTPGAGEVLVKVAACAINFPDTLIIRDMYQFKPPRPFAPGGEISGTIEALGEGVTGWQVGDKVMCGVGNGGLQEKVAVAAGRLFKVPDGIDLVKASALLMTYGTTIHGLKDRGDIKPGETVLVLGAAGGVGLSAVELAKAYGCRVVAAVSTEEKGEVARRHGADEVVIYPRAPFDKDTSRDLANAFKAAVGPNGADIVYDIVGGDYSEPALRAIAWEGRFLVIGFPAGIAKMPLNLTLLKSCDIRGVFWGAFTAREPERNAKNIEELFDLWKAGKIDPLVSETYPIERAHEAITKLENRGAIGKLVVTMNV; this is translated from the coding sequence GTGAAGGCAGTCCTTTCGAAGGAGGTAGGCGGCCCCGAAACCCTGGTCGTCGAAGACATCGCCGAACCCACCCCCGGCGCAGGTGAGGTACTGGTCAAGGTTGCGGCCTGCGCGATCAACTTCCCCGACACGCTGATCATCCGCGACATGTACCAGTTCAAGCCGCCGCGTCCTTTCGCGCCGGGCGGAGAGATCTCCGGCACGATCGAGGCACTGGGCGAAGGCGTCACCGGCTGGCAGGTTGGCGACAAGGTCATGTGCGGCGTCGGCAATGGCGGACTGCAGGAGAAGGTCGCGGTTGCGGCAGGCCGGCTGTTCAAGGTACCCGACGGGATCGATCTGGTGAAGGCCAGCGCGCTACTGATGACCTATGGCACGACCATTCACGGGCTGAAGGATCGGGGCGACATCAAACCGGGCGAAACCGTCCTGGTACTGGGTGCAGCGGGCGGCGTCGGCCTTTCGGCGGTCGAACTTGCCAAAGCCTACGGCTGCCGCGTGGTCGCCGCGGTCTCTACCGAAGAGAAGGGTGAAGTCGCCAGGCGTCACGGTGCCGACGAGGTTGTGATCTATCCCCGTGCACCGTTCGACAAGGACACCTCCAGGGACCTGGCCAACGCGTTCAAGGCGGCCGTCGGCCCCAACGGGGCGGACATCGTCTACGATATTGTCGGCGGCGACTATTCGGAACCCGCCCTGCGCGCCATCGCCTGGGAAGGTCGTTTCCTGGTGATCGGCTTCCCAGCCGGAATCGCCAAGATGCCGCTCAACCTGACCCTACTGAAAAGCTGCGACATTCGCGGAGTCTTCTGGGGCGCCTTCACTGCCCGCGAACCCGAGCGCAATGCCAAGAACATCGAAGAATTGTTCGACCTGTGGAAGGCCGGCAAGATCGACCCGCTGGTCAGCGAAACCTATCCGATCGAGCGGGCGCACGAAGCGATCACCAAGCTCGAAAATAGGGGCGCGATCGGCAAGCTGGTGGTGACGATGAATGTCTAG
- the leuD gene encoding 3-isopropylmalate dehydratase small subunit: protein MKPVSTVSGRAIPLGLKNVDTDVIIPAHWLKTISRDGLGKGAFESLRADPGNIIDDPEFTGAPVLIAGDNFGCGSSREHAAWALLDLGIMAVIAPSFSDIFSGNAFKNGILTVVLPQEQVDRLLEVARTDPVTIDLENQVVTTPFQDRFAFEIDPFRKHCLTNGLDEIGLTLASEDVIGQHETMREGALPWLNNPRREAA, encoded by the coding sequence ATGAAGCCTGTTTCCACTGTCAGTGGCCGTGCAATTCCGCTGGGCCTCAAGAACGTCGATACCGACGTGATCATTCCCGCGCACTGGCTCAAGACCATCAGCCGCGACGGGCTGGGCAAAGGTGCGTTCGAAAGCCTACGGGCTGATCCCGGCAACATCATTGACGATCCCGAATTTACCGGCGCGCCGGTCCTTATCGCGGGCGACAACTTCGGCTGCGGATCGAGCCGCGAGCATGCCGCCTGGGCGCTGCTTGATCTCGGCATCATGGCCGTGATCGCGCCAAGCTTTTCCGACATCTTTTCCGGCAACGCCTTCAAGAACGGCATCCTGACCGTGGTCTTGCCGCAGGAACAGGTCGACCGACTACTCGAAGTCGCACGTACCGATCCGGTGACCATTGATCTTGAGAACCAGGTTGTCACCACGCCGTTCCAGGACCGCTTCGCATTCGAGATCGACCCGTTCCGGAAACATTGCCTGACGAACGGTCTCGACGAAATCGGCCTGACCCTCGCCAGCGAGGATGTGATCGGGCAGCACGAAACCATGCGCGAGGGCGCCTTGCCCTGGCTCAACAATCCGAGGAGAGAAGCAGCGTGA
- a CDS encoding N-acyl homoserine lactonase family protein has translation MTKIQSLITAALLSVTAPAAAQDAPDIEMWRLDCGTIELSDAGPFSDTHLYDGEKRTLTDSCYVIRDGAKYLLWDTGFPAALKGNSNTQWVFTVSLAETIPEQLERIGLKPSDITYVAVSHYHDDHIGQTRDFPAAELLIGRGDAEAIVSGKMDETRAQFGPWFAAGATGKVNRIAGDLDVFGDGSVTMINTPGHTPGHHSLVVRLPRSGTIMLTGDLYHFEEQIENRGVPQFNTDRADTLASFERFNQMADNLDATIVIQHDPRHLIRLPEFPESAK, from the coding sequence ATGACCAAGATACAAAGCTTGATCACGGCCGCGCTGTTGTCCGTGACGGCGCCTGCGGCAGCACAGGACGCTCCCGATATCGAGATGTGGCGGCTCGACTGCGGCACGATCGAACTGAGCGATGCTGGACCTTTTTCCGACACACACCTCTATGATGGCGAGAAGCGGACGCTGACCGACAGCTGCTATGTCATCCGCGACGGCGCGAAATACCTGTTGTGGGACACCGGCTTTCCGGCTGCACTCAAGGGCAACAGCAACACGCAATGGGTATTCACCGTCAGCCTTGCGGAGACCATTCCGGAACAGCTCGAGCGGATCGGCCTGAAACCTTCGGACATCACCTACGTCGCCGTCAGCCATTACCATGACGACCACATCGGTCAGACCCGGGACTTCCCGGCGGCGGAACTCCTGATCGGTCGCGGCGATGCCGAGGCGATCGTCTCGGGAAAGATGGATGAAACGCGCGCCCAGTTCGGCCCGTGGTTCGCCGCAGGCGCAACCGGCAAGGTCAATCGCATAGCCGGCGATCTAGACGTGTTCGGCGATGGGTCGGTGACCATGATCAACACGCCCGGCCACACGCCCGGGCACCATTCGCTGGTCGTTCGACTTCCCAGATCGGGCACGATCATGTTGACCGGCGATCTCTACCACTTCGAAGAGCAGATCGAGAACCGGGGCGTGCCGCAGTTCAACACCGACCGGGCCGACACGCTCGCTTCGTTCGAACGATTCAACCAGATGGCGGACAACCTCGACGCGACAATCGTGATCCAGCACGATCCGCGCCACTTGATCCGCCTGCCCGAATTCCCGGAGTCCGCCAAGTAA
- a CDS encoding isopropylmalate isomerase, translating to MTKNIKGKAAIAGAIGSAAIAAALLYASKRKEKKQAAQSGPVPSGEKPETD from the coding sequence ATGACGAAGAACATCAAGGGAAAGGCCGCCATCGCTGGCGCAATCGGTTCGGCCGCCATCGCTGCCGCTCTGCTCTACGCGAGCAAGCGCAAGGAAAAGAAGCAGGCCGCGCAATCGGGCCCCGTTCCTTCGGGAGAGAAGCCCGAAACCGATTAG